Proteins encoded in a region of the Bacteroidota bacterium genome:
- a CDS encoding OmpH family outer membrane protein, with protein MKESVPAKTRTYVLGAVAAAALVLSAIAFWMSSQTPVVAYVDSAVLLERYVGAIEARATLQAQLDIWETNLDTLRQEAAGFGDQLLRDDLSRAEREAASDRLEAKQRELAQYAEAVGRQAADREQQVLQPVYAELNARIADFSEVQGIDVLLGTVSGGNILFGGDSVDLTEELIGYLND; from the coding sequence ATGAAAGAGTCTGTTCCAGCCAAGACGCGCACGTATGTCCTGGGGGCCGTAGCGGCGGCGGCACTCGTCCTGTCTGCGATCGCCTTCTGGATGTCGTCCCAAACGCCGGTCGTGGCCTACGTCGATTCGGCCGTCTTGCTAGAACGCTACGTCGGGGCGATTGAGGCGCGTGCTACACTTCAGGCACAGTTGGATATCTGGGAGACGAACCTCGACACGCTACGCCAAGAAGCAGCTGGATTTGGTGACCAGCTTCTCCGCGATGACCTGTCCCGAGCAGAGCGAGAGGCTGCGAGCGACCGACTCGAAGCGAAACAACGGGAGCTAGCTCAGTACGCTGAGGCCGTGGGCAGGCAAGCGGCTGATCGAGAACAGCAGGTGCTTCAGCCCGTCTACGCCGAACTGAACGCGCGGATCGCTGACTTTAGCGAGGTGCAGGGGATTGATGTACTCCTGGGTACAGTATCGGGCGGCAACATCCTATTCGGAGGCGACTCAGTCGACCTCACTGAGGAGCTGATCGGGTATCTCAATGATTAG